The Chryseobacterium glaciei DNA window TATGCTCGTATTCAATCTTTATTATCTAAAGCGAATTATCAGCATAAAGAAGTTGCTGTAGTTGAGTTCAATCAACCAGAAAAGGAATTAATTATGCTTTTATCTAATTATAAAGGAATTGTTGAAAAAGCTGCAGAATCTCTGAGCCCAGCCTTAGTAGCCAATTATTTATATGATTTGGTTAAATCTTACAATTCATTCTATCAAAGTAATAAGATTTTAATATTGGAAGATGAAAATTTAAAGCAAGCTCGTTTGAACTTATCAGACCTTACAGCAAAAACGATACAAAAATCATTAGGGTTACTGGGAATAGGAACGGTAAACAGAATGTAAAAATAAAAGCCTCTCGAAATTTTCAAGAGGCTTTTTTATGTGTTTAATATCAGATTCAGACTTGAGGAGTTTGATTTTTGTGACTTTCTTCGTAAAGCTTTGCAGCGCTCCATTTTGCGTGTTTTGATGGAACAATTTTATATCCTTTTTTATAGGTATAAACCTTGGTAAATTCGGCTCCGAAGAACACGAGCATACAGGAATAATTAATCCACATCATAATTAAGATGACAGTTCCGGCTGTTCCAAAAGCAGATGTAGGTTTGAAATTTCCAAAGTAAAGACTCAATAAAAATTTACCTAATGTAAATAAAAGTGTCGTTAAAAAAGCGCCTTTCCAAACCGGTCTCCAATTGATTTGTACATCTGGAAGAAATTTGAACATTAATGCAAACATCAACATTACCAATCCGAAACCGACTCCAAAATTGACTAATTCTACTAATAAATAAGTCTCGAAACCGAAATATTTAGTAATGATATTATTGAAAACACTTATTAATGAAGATAAAATCATGGTAATCATTAATAAAAAACCAATCATAAGAATCATTCCTAATGAATTGGCTCTGTCTAATAAAAATTTAATTAAAGCTTTTTTAGGAGCAGACTGTACGTCCCAAAGACTATTCAATGAATGTTGAAGCTGGAAAAATAGAGTGGTAGAACCAAAAACCAAGGAACCAATCCCCACAATTTTCATGAAAATATTTTGTTTATCAATCAAAGCTCCGGCAATCATACTTTCTACACTTTTTGAAACTTCAGCTCCCATAATTCCGCTGATCTGGTTACTTATTTCACCACGAATAGCTTCTTCACCGAAGAAATTACCCGCGATCCAAATAATAATAATCAACAAACCAGGAATAGAAAAAATAGCATAATAGGCAAGACTCGCAGAATCTCTTGATGCGTTGGAATTATTCCATTCGTCGAAAGTTTCTTTTAAAACCTCCCAGAAAAATTTTGCGTTTTTTACCATACAATTGTGTTTAAATAGATCAACTAAAATCAATATTGAAAATCCAAAATTTAAAAAGGATATCCAATTGCTATATTTAATATAAGATTGTCTTTTCTCCAACTTGAGTCCCCGAAATTAATTCGGTCAACTGTCCATCGATCTCCTTTTTCATAATAAGGAACTCTCAATGGCATTGCCAGATCTAATCTTAAAATTAGAATAGAGAAATCAAGTCTTAGACCAACTCCGGCTCCTACGGCAATTTCATTAAAAAAATCTTTGGTGAATTTTGCTCCTGGTCTTGAAGGATCGTCATGCATTAGCCAAACATTTCCTGCATCTACAAAGGCAGCTACATTTAAAAATTTGTATAGATTAGCTCGATATTCAGCATTTAATTCTAATTTAATATCACCAGATTGATCTATTATAAATTCTTGCCCAACTTTTCGGGGATCAAAACTTCCAGGACCTAAAGTTCTTGCACGGAATGCACGAATACTGTTACTTCCTCCCGTAAAAAACTGTTTAGAAAAAGGGACAAATTCTGAATTCCCATACGGATAAGCTATCCCACCAATAAATCTGCTGGCAAATGAACTCTTCTCTGTAAATTTATGATAGAACCTTACATCATTTTCAATTTTTGCATATTGACTGAATGGAACTCCGAAAATTTCTTTTTGTTTATCTTTTTTAGCGTTGGCACCTGTTACTAATCCTGTAATATTTCCTGCAAGATCCAACGTTCCTTTATAGTAGAATGTATTGGTTTTCGGAAGCATAGTATTGGTATAAGTATAACTATAAGTAGGTCCGAAAATAAGTTGTTTGGCAACTACTCTTCGCATAGCATCACTTTTTGCGGCTAAGGAGTTATATAATTCTGTAACGTTTGCAGGCGAAACAAGTGTTATGTCAATTACCTTTAAATCATGTTCTTTTCTGGCATTCTCTTTCCATACATATCCAAATGAGGCACTAAAATTATTTAGCTTATAATATTCTGTACGGTTTAGTAATTCATAGCCTAACGTAATATTGGTTCTCGGAACAAAAGCACTCGAAGAATTGAAACGGAACGGCGCAACAATTCTTGGGATAGAAAGTTGAACATTCGCTCCCGCACGGAAAATATTTTTTGCATTTTCCTGACCTCCCATTTGTACATCAAAAGCTCCATAAACAGCTGCTTTAAATTGCTCTGCTCCTTTAAAGAAGTTTCTGTGAGTCCAGTTAAGGTTCAATTCACTACCTGCGTAATTAGCAGAGTTTGTTCTTCCTAAAGCTTCCAGTCTAAGTGACTGAATTTGTCTTGGTGTCAATAAATAATAGGCATCAAATTTATGGTTTAAAGAATCTGAAACAACAAATTCATTTTTCACAAATTTGAAGACTCCTAAACTGATCAAACGGTTTAAAGAAAGATTATGATTGGAGCGATTGTACAAATCACCTTTTTTAAAATATAATGCTCTGTCAAAAATTTTTGGTTTAAATTTATGCTGAGGATCAATTACATAAATATCATCATAGGCATACTTTGCAAGAGAATCCGGATTCATCGGAACACTGTATTTTCCTTTTTTTACATCCTGAATATTATAGGTAGGAAAAACAATCACATTATTAATGCTGAATTGCTCTGTTGCCAACTCCGGAGTGTCTTCTTTCAGTTTTACATTCAATTCAACTTTATGACCTTTGCTAACCGTACTGTCTGCCTGAACAATAATATTATCTGCACTGAAATAATAAAAACCTCTTTCTTTTAAGCCATTATCAATACGATCTCTTTCACTTTTAATAACATCAAGATCAAATGGATTTCCTGATTTTAAAAATGTTTTATTGGTAAAAGTCTGAATTTCTTTATTGATCAAAGAGGAATCTTTTTGAAATTTAACATTGCTTATTAAATATCTTGCTCCCGGTCTTAATGTATAAATTACCTGCGCTTTCTTGTTTTTAGAAACCGTATCGTAAGTTGCTTTTGCATTAAAATATCCTTTGTTTTCAGAATAATTCTGAATGATATCTTTGTTGAATTCACGATCAACATCTCCTAATAAAACAGGTTTTTCACCTACTTTATATTTTAGCCAATAATTAAAACCTTTATCTTTTTTTGGTTCTTTGGCGATGTTATAGAAATATAATTTTGGACGTAATCCTAATATCGTTGAATTAGGTTTTGGAACTAAATTCTCTTCCAAAGCAGCTTGAAGTTCGTTTTTATCTTTTTTGGAGATTGTATCATTTTCGATTTTTACTTCTCCTCCGGTATAAAGCATTTGTCCTTCCTTCAGAAACTTTGTATTACTACACGAAAGAGTAACCGCAGCAAATCCGGAAGCGAGCAAATATTTATAATATATATTCAATTTACTTTTCATTATTTAAATTCTACCACTTGGTTATTCTTATTTTCTTTTTTACGTCTGTCTTTTTTGTTTTTTTGAAAGATCTCACGGAATTTATCATAGTCTAAAGTGATAACGAAACCAACTCCTGTTTCTATGATCTGCCCCTGAAGTGTCACCTGATATTCATCTTTACGATACGCTCTAAGCATATATCTTCCGTCTTTTGAAAGGCTGTAATCTACAGTTACATTTCCTGCAATATTGGTGGTGTTTTCATTTTCGCGGGCTTGACCTTCCAGTGCGAAATTACTTCCCACCGAAACCTTTAGACGGTCATTTAATAATCTTTTACTAACACCCACATTAAGATCTGTTCTTGTATTTTTTTGTCCGCTTGAGTAATCCTCAGAAGAATCAAGACCTAGATCAATATCAACTCCTTTGATTAAACCTGATGCCAGATTGTTCAATTGTTGAGAAAGAAGCTTACTTACACTTTGTCTCGCCATTCCTTCAGCGGACATTCCTGCGCTGGATTCAAATGGGTTTTCACCTATGAAGCGACCTAATAAAAGTAAAGCAAAAACCTGTTTATTCATTTCAGATTCCTGCGTTCTGAGTTGGGCAAGTTTTGTAGTTACAGTTTCTGTTACGTCCGATGAAACTGCATTATTTTTATCATCCGTTGTGATATCAAAACTGATTTCAGGTTTCAATAATTCACCTTTCATTTTTAACAATGTATTGAAAGAGATTCTTTGTTTATACTGATTCAATTTAGAAGCATCATCTCCGGCCAGCTGCTGCTCAACAAGGTCAATAGGAGGAGCCTGAGTTTTATAGACGGCTGTAATATCCATCATTGCTGTGGTAGGCTCA harbors:
- a CDS encoding BamA/TamA family outer membrane protein, whose translation is MKSKLNIYYKYLLASGFAAVTLSCSNTKFLKEGQMLYTGGEVKIENDTISKKDKNELQAALEENLVPKPNSTILGLRPKLYFYNIAKEPKKDKGFNYWLKYKVGEKPVLLGDVDREFNKDIIQNYSENKGYFNAKATYDTVSKNKKAQVIYTLRPGARYLISNVKFQKDSSLINKEIQTFTNKTFLKSGNPFDLDVIKSERDRIDNGLKERGFYYFSADNIIVQADSTVSKGHKVELNVKLKEDTPELATEQFSINNVIVFPTYNIQDVKKGKYSVPMNPDSLAKYAYDDIYVIDPQHKFKPKIFDRALYFKKGDLYNRSNHNLSLNRLISLGVFKFVKNEFVVSDSLNHKFDAYYLLTPRQIQSLRLEALGRTNSANYAGSELNLNWTHRNFFKGAEQFKAAVYGAFDVQMGGQENAKNIFRAGANVQLSIPRIVAPFRFNSSSAFVPRTNITLGYELLNRTEYYKLNNFSASFGYVWKENARKEHDLKVIDITLVSPANVTELYNSLAAKSDAMRRVVAKQLIFGPTYSYTYTNTMLPKTNTFYYKGTLDLAGNITGLVTGANAKKDKQKEIFGVPFSQYAKIENDVRFYHKFTEKSSFASRFIGGIAYPYGNSEFVPFSKQFFTGGSNSIRAFRARTLGPGSFDPRKVGQEFIIDQSGDIKLELNAEYRANLYKFLNVAAFVDAGNVWLMHDDPSRPGAKFTKDFFNEIAVGAGVGLRLDFSILILRLDLAMPLRVPYYEKGDRWTVDRINFGDSSWRKDNLILNIAIGYPF
- a CDS encoding YihY/virulence factor BrkB family protein, yielding MVKNAKFFWEVLKETFDEWNNSNASRDSASLAYYAIFSIPGLLIIIIWIAGNFFGEEAIRGEISNQISGIMGAEVSKSVESMIAGALIDKQNIFMKIVGIGSLVFGSTTLFFQLQHSLNSLWDVQSAPKKALIKFLLDRANSLGMILMIGFLLMITMILSSLISVFNNIITKYFGFETYLLVELVNFGVGFGLVMLMFALMFKFLPDVQINWRPVWKGAFLTTLLFTLGKFLLSLYFGNFKPTSAFGTAGTVILIMMWINYSCMLVFFGAEFTKVYTYKKGYKIVPSKHAKWSAAKLYEESHKNQTPQV